A window of Streptomyces sp. NBC_01241 genomic DNA:
GTCATCGTCGGCGCCGGCCTGGCCGGCCTGCGGACCGCACACGACCTCTACCGCCGGAAGGGCGTCGCCGCCACGGTCTACGAGGGCAACACCCGGGCCGGCGGCCGGTGCTGGAGCCTGCGCAACTTCTTCGATGCCGGCCAGGTCGTCGAGCACGGCGGCGCCTTCATCAACACCGACCACACGGCGACCCGCAACCTGGCCGCGTCGCTCGGTCTGCCGCTGCGGGTCGTCGGCGGAGGCAACCAGTCACCGTACGGCGACAAGTACTGGATCGACGGAGCGCTGTACACCACGAAGGACGCCAACGCCGACTGGAAGGTGATGCAGCCGAAGTTCGCCGCCGAGCTGGCCGCCGCGCCCTATCCGCAGACCTACGGCAACTACACCGCGCGCGGCCGCCAGTTGGACCTGATGACGGTCGACGAGTGGCTGACCGCCAACGTTCCCGGCGGCCTCGGCAGCCGGTTCGCCAAGCTCATGCAGTCCAATGTGCTCTCCGAGTACGGCCTCGACCCCGGCCAGCAGCCCGCGCTGAACCTGATCTACCTGCTGGGCTGGAACTCCCCGGGCTCCCTCGCCCCGCTCGCGGGCGACGACGAGAAGTACTCGGTGATCGGCGGCAACGACCAGATCGTCACCGGGATGATCAACCAACTGCCGTCCGGCACGGTGCAGTACGGGAAGAAGCTCACCGCGCTCAGGTCCAACCTCGACGGGACGGTCACCTGCACCTTCAGCGACGGCCCGGCCACCACCGACGTCACCGCGGACAAGGTCGTCCTCGCGCTGCCCTTCACGACACTGCGCGACTGCGACCTCACCCGCGCCGGCTTCTCGGCGCTGAAGACGCAGGCGATCCAGCAACTGGATCTGGGCGCCAACGCCAAGCTCCATGTGCAGTTCGCCACCCGTCCGTGGGTCACCCAGAAGTATGGCGGTGTCGCGTACACCAACCCCGACACAGTGCAGACCGTGTGGGACGACACCGTCGGCCAGGCGCTGCCCCAGGGCGTCCTGTGCCAGTTCCCCGCCGGCTCCATGGTGACCGGCGGCTGGACTGGCGCAGCCTTCGACACCGCCCCGGCGGCGCAGGTCAGCACCTTCCTGTCCCGGATGGAACCGATCTTCCCCGGTGTCACGGCCGCGTACAACGGCAAGGCGTACCGCGACGCCTGGTTCCTCAACCCCTGGTCCAAGGGCGCCTACAGCTGCCCCCGCGTCGGCCAGCACACCACCCTCTGGGGCGCCCAGCCCGCCCCCGAAGGCAACGTGCACTTCGCCGGCGAGCACACCTCCATGGAGAACTACGGTTTCCTCGACGGCGCCATCGCCTCCGGCGAACGGGTGTCGAAGGAAATCGCCCCCTGAGCCGGTCCGCTGAGCCGGTCCGCTGAGCCCGTCCCCTGAACCCACTCCCTGAGCCCGTCCTCTGAGCCCGCTCCGGCCCCGGACCACCCTCCGGGGCCACTCACTGAAGGCCCGGCGGCCGACACGATCCGTGCCGCAGGACTGACGCAGCCAAGCGGCTACAAGGCCACAACGAGGGCGCAACGGGTGGGTGGCGGGGCTGCGGCGCGATGCGGGGCGTCGCTACCATCCGGCGTACAGGGGGTACAAGGAGTCATCCCCGGCAAGGGGGGTCCGTGCAGTCGACCGTTTCATGGCCGGCGTTCCGGCGCTTCGCCGGCGCCGTCGCGGCCGGCGTGGCCCTGACCGCTTCCTCAGGGTGCACGGTGTCCGTCGATGCCGTCGCCGGCATCTCCGTGACCGGCGACGGCCATCTGCTCGGAGTCATGATGGTCTGCGGGCACCAGATCGACGGCGCGACCCTCTACGTGGACAGCACCGACGTCAACCGTACCGTGACGGTCGGTTCATGGACCGCCGACCGCCCCCTCACAGCCGGTCTCGCCACGTGGACCCTCGAATCTCCTTCCGCCGGCTGGGCCGCAACCAGATCTCTCACTCCGCTCGCTGCTGAAACCACCTATGCCCTCTACGGCTGGACCAGGGACAACTCGTGGTCATCAAGCAGCGTCTCCTTCACCCTGACCGACCGGGACCGGCTCACCCCGGGAATGGTGCGCTACGTCGACGTCGCGGACAACGGCGACGAGTCCGCAACCACCGTCCCCATAGCGGAGTTCAAACCCAGGGCCTGCGAGAACAGTTGACGCCACGGCGCCTCGCGCCAGGCCAGGCATTCACAAGAGCGCGGTCCGCGGCTGGAGTACTGGCCAGGATGGCTTCCTGGTCGACGATCCAGCCAGTTGCCGAAGCCGAGCAGCGACAGATGGCTCTGCCGACTGCCGTGAGGTGTACGAGTCCTTCCTGGCCCAGTACAGCGCACTTGATCGAGGGCTGTACCTGGCCTGTGGATCACTCGTCTCCAGGAGCCTTGGCGATGCCGATGGGGCAGGCCACACCGGTGCCGCCGATGCCGCAGTAGCCCGCCGGGTTCTTGTCCAGATACTGCTGGTGATATGCCTCGGCGGGCCAGAACGTGCGGCCCTCCGCCGGGAGGATCTCCGTGGTGATCTCGCCGTAGCCGGAGCCCGTGAGGACCTTTTGGTAGGCCTCGCGGGAGGCTGCCACGGCCGCTGCCTGCTCGGGGGAGTGGGTGTAGATCGCCGAGCGATACTGCGTGCCCACGTCATTGCCCTGGCGGAAGCCCTGGGTCGGGTCGTGGGACTCCCAGAACAGCTTCAGCAGCTCGGCGTACGAGACGGTCTTCGGGTCGAAGACGACGCGGACCGCTTCGGTGTGGCCGGTCAGGCCCGAGCAGACTTCTTCGTACGCGGGGTTCTCCGTGGAGCCGCCCTGGTAGCCGACGAGCGTCGTCCAGACGCCGTCCGTCTGCCAGAATTTGCGCTCGGCGCCCCAGAAACAGCCCAGTGCGAAGTCCGCGATCTCCAGGCCCTCCGGGTACGGGCCCAGCAGCGGGTTGCCGAGGACCGTGTGGCGGGACGGGACGGTGAACTCGGGGGTGGGGCGGCCCTTCAGGGCCTCCTCCGGGGTGGGGAGCTGCGGGGTACGGCGTTGCAGGAACATGCGGGGGCTCCTCCGAGGGCTGGGTTTTCCGGTCCGTACAACGCGCCGGGGGCGCCGGAGATTCCGGCGCCTGCGCCGCGTACGCGACGGTCAGTCGCCGTTCGCGCCCACGACCTGCATGGCGCTGTAGTCGCGGCACCGGACGTAGAAATTCTTCGGATTCCCGAAGTACGACCACGGGGTGCTGTCGTCGACGGGGCCGTTGATTAAGCGGAACTGCTCCAGCGCTGCCTCGTACCGGTCCTGCCAGTACAGCGTCCAGGCGAGCAGGTGGCGGGCCCGGACGATCCGCCGGTCCTCGAGGTCGGCCGCCACGGCTGCCGCCACGTCGACCAGGCAGGCGTCGACCGCGGCGATCAGCTCCGGGCTCTTGTAGTACACATCCGCGTGCGTGTTCCGGTCGGCCCGCTCCTGCTTGAACGCGGCGTACAGCGGAAGCAGCGAGAGCAGCCGGCCGGGGCTGCTCTGCCGCGCCGCCTCGCGTGCGAGGTACTCGGCCTGCCTGTACGAGCCGGCCCACCGGTAGCACCAGTACCGGAGCACCGCGTCGTGGGCCGCGAGGTGGGGCGCGTCGCGCACGACGATCTTCGCCCACAGGGCACGGCACTCGTTCTGCTCGTAGCCGAGGCCGAGGGCGCAGGGAATCTCGGCGATGTACGGACACGGGTCGTCGCCCGCCACGGCCTGGGCCTCGTGGCATGCCTCGCGGGCCCTGGCCATCACCTGGCGGAAGACGGAGGACTGCTCCCATGTGGGCTGCTGCGTCGGATTCGTACCGTGCACCTCCGCCGCGACGCCGATCAACGCGCCGGCGTGCACGAGGGCCGCGCCCGCGTCCTTGGGCCGCGCGGCGCGCCAGGCCAGCAGCCAGGCGTCGTCGGCCACGGCCTCGTCCTGGAGGACGGCGGCGCGCCGGTATCGCTCCTGCCAGTCCCGGCCCGCTTCGTAGAGGAAGACGGCGCCCGCCCGCCAGTCGCCGGAACGGACGGCGCAGCGGATCTCCTCGTCGCGCGGGCCGGGAGTGCTCTCGGCGGGCCGCGGCGGTTTCTTCCGCCCATTCGTCTTCTTCCGCACCTTCGTCCAGAGGTACTCGCACAGAGCGGCGGCCGACTGGAGCAGCCGGGGCGCCAGGGAGGGTTCCGGGCCGGCTCGGAGAGGGGTACGGCGGTCAGGCGTGAGCAGCGCGCGCAGCGGCTTCGTGTCCGGGGCATCCGCCACCGCCGCGTCCAACGCCGATGGGAGCAACTCCGCGTGGCCCCACGGGAGTTCCAGTGAGGCGTCGTCGTCGGTCCAGGGCAGCCGCCAGCGGGCACGCCCCTGCCGTACGTACTCGCCCTCGGCCAGCTGCCGCAGCCCCGCGCGCAGTCCGGGCCTGGCGAACTCGCGGGCCACGCGACCGGTCGCCTCCCGGGCCTTGTCGGACGTGTGGAGCCGGTCGGCGATCTGCCACTGTGCGCCCGCGTCGATCGCGTCGAGCGCGTCGGTCACCGAGCCTTCGCCGCCGGTCACCCCGGCGACCGCCGTCCTGAACTTCCGCGTCGACCACTTCCCGTATGTCGATATCGACTCGTGCACCAGGTCCGGCCAGTCGACCCGGCGCAGCCGCAGCATCTCCGGTGTCAGCACCTGCTCCTCGACAGCGGCCAGCGTGCGCTCGGTGTCGACGAGCAGGCCCAGGGCCGGCTCCACGGGCTCCGACGCGCGCCCGTCGTCCGGCATCGCCTCGATCCGGGCAATGCGTTCCATGATCCACGGATCCGCGTAAGGGGCGTCCACTTCGGACGGCAGGGAGTTGCGCAACTCGTCCAGCTCGTCCCTGCGCGCGGCCAGCACATGCCGTAGACCGCCGAGGACCTGGCCGGGCGGGGGCAGCATCCCGGCCTTCACACCGAGCATGGCGTACGTCTCCATGTAGTCCTCGTGCGTGTCGTGGAGGACCTGGATCTCGAGCAGTGCGCATGCGCTCACGTCACGGCCCGCGATCCTCGCCGCGGCGGCATCGGCCGCGAACTCCGCGCGGTGGGTGCCGGACATCGTGACGCGCGTGGAGAAACTCCTGTACCTCTGGTACAGCGCCGCCAACACGCGGTGCGGGGCACCGGCGTGGTCCGGGTCGATCTTCTTGGCCTTCCTGCCCTTGGCGCGCGCCTTCGCGGCCTTCTTCTCCTGGCGTTCCCGCTCCCTGGCGACGGCCTTGTCCGCCTGCTCCCGGAAGTGGGTGACGGCGCGGGCGGTCCGGTCCTGGCCGCGTGTGATGACCGCGGCGAGGCGGGTTTCGGAATTGGCGTAGCGGCTCATCTCGTACGCGAGCACGAAACGCAGCTGGGCCTCGGACATTCCGGCCATCAGGGGCAGCCCGACGAGGAGCCGGCGTCGGCCGGCGACCAGGCCGAGGAGCCTGGTGTCCTCGACGGCCGAGGCGTTCACCTGGTCGGTGAGCACGATGTCATCGGGTGCGCGGGTGCCGACCCGGTCGGCGAGGTCGCGGACCAGGGCCCAGAGCCGGGGCTGCCGGGTGTCGTCGACACGCAGTCCGCGCACGTCGTTGTTGTCCGGCGTGCGCGGCATGAACATGCTGCGCACGATCG
This region includes:
- a CDS encoding flavin monoamine oxidase family protein, translated to MAGFQGRTRLSTQLRAMFSAHEEAARTGVPVEEIQGRRAAAAAEGASRRQFLRGAAGGLVVAAAGGLGVNSLLQAPAANAATAPRVVIVGAGLAGLRTAHDLYRRKGVAATVYEGNTRAGGRCWSLRNFFDAGQVVEHGGAFINTDHTATRNLAASLGLPLRVVGGGNQSPYGDKYWIDGALYTTKDANADWKVMQPKFAAELAAAPYPQTYGNYTARGRQLDLMTVDEWLTANVPGGLGSRFAKLMQSNVLSEYGLDPGQQPALNLIYLLGWNSPGSLAPLAGDDEKYSVIGGNDQIVTGMINQLPSGTVQYGKKLTALRSNLDGTVTCTFSDGPATTDVTADKVVLALPFTTLRDCDLTRAGFSALKTQAIQQLDLGANAKLHVQFATRPWVTQKYGGVAYTNPDTVQTVWDDTVGQALPQGVLCQFPAGSMVTGGWTGAAFDTAPAAQVSTFLSRMEPIFPGVTAAYNGKAYRDAWFLNPWSKGAYSCPRVGQHTTLWGAQPAPEGNVHFAGEHTSMENYGFLDGAIASGERVSKEIAP
- the msrA gene encoding peptide-methionine (S)-S-oxide reductase MsrA, with amino-acid sequence MFLQRRTPQLPTPEEALKGRPTPEFTVPSRHTVLGNPLLGPYPEGLEIADFALGCFWGAERKFWQTDGVWTTLVGYQGGSTENPAYEEVCSGLTGHTEAVRVVFDPKTVSYAELLKLFWESHDPTQGFRQGNDVGTQYRSAIYTHSPEQAAAVAASREAYQKVLTGSGYGEITTEILPAEGRTFWPAEAYHQQYLDKNPAGYCGIGGTGVACPIGIAKAPGDE
- a CDS encoding M48 family metallopeptidase codes for the protein MSPTLRALRTVALLTGFYLLGILLLAILCVVDWAAFRWTWTPIAVLVLARTFVPALPIVRSMFMPRTPDNNDVRGLRVDDTRQPRLWALVRDLADRVGTRAPDDIVLTDQVNASAVEDTRLLGLVAGRRRLLVGLPLMAGMSEAQLRFVLAYEMSRYANSETRLAAVITRGQDRTARAVTHFREQADKAVARERERQEKKAAKARAKGRKAKKIDPDHAGAPHRVLAALYQRYRSFSTRVTMSGTHRAEFAADAAAARIAGRDVSACALLEIQVLHDTHEDYMETYAMLGVKAGMLPPPGQVLGGLRHVLAARRDELDELRNSLPSEVDAPYADPWIMERIARIEAMPDDGRASEPVEPALGLLVDTERTLAAVEEQVLTPEMLRLRRVDWPDLVHESISTYGKWSTRKFRTAVAGVTGGEGSVTDALDAIDAGAQWQIADRLHTSDKAREATGRVAREFARPGLRAGLRQLAEGEYVRQGRARWRLPWTDDDASLELPWGHAELLPSALDAAVADAPDTKPLRALLTPDRRTPLRAGPEPSLAPRLLQSAAALCEYLWTKVRKKTNGRKKPPRPAESTPGPRDEEIRCAVRSGDWRAGAVFLYEAGRDWQERYRRAAVLQDEAVADDAWLLAWRAARPKDAGAALVHAGALIGVAAEVHGTNPTQQPTWEQSSVFRQVMARAREACHEAQAVAGDDPCPYIAEIPCALGLGYEQNECRALWAKIVVRDAPHLAAHDAVLRYWCYRWAGSYRQAEYLAREAARQSSPGRLLSLLPLYAAFKQERADRNTHADVYYKSPELIAAVDACLVDVAAAVAADLEDRRIVRARHLLAWTLYWQDRYEAALEQFRLINGPVDDSTPWSYFGNPKNFYVRCRDYSAMQVVGANGD